The following are encoded in a window of Flavobacterium cupriresistens genomic DNA:
- a CDS encoding type III pantothenate kinase, with protein MVLTVDVGNTRIKAAVFEGGSILESFVFEKSDFENKIENILKKFQNCTDLVVASVGNIEKQAFLTFEKQLTIHFLTHEDVFPFINKYATPKTLGIDRMVLAAGATLQFPKQNRLVIDAGTCITYDFIDEQDQYLGGAISPGLRLRYEALHNFTAKLPLLTLEVPEHYIGDSTKEAIHSGVVNGFVYEVDGFIEEYRANFSNFIIILTGGDADFLAKRLKNTIFANSNFLLESLNQTFQYKIDND; from the coding sequence ATGGTTTTAACAGTTGACGTTGGAAATACTAGAATTAAAGCGGCTGTCTTTGAGGGAGGTAGTATTCTGGAGAGCTTCGTTTTTGAGAAAAGTGACTTCGAGAATAAAATTGAAAATATTTTAAAAAAATTTCAAAATTGTACTGATTTGGTCGTTGCGTCGGTCGGAAATATCGAAAAACAAGCTTTTTTGACTTTCGAAAAGCAGCTTACGATTCATTTTTTGACACATGAAGACGTTTTTCCTTTCATAAACAAATATGCAACTCCAAAAACGTTAGGAATAGACCGGATGGTTTTGGCAGCCGGAGCCACTTTGCAGTTTCCAAAACAAAACAGATTGGTGATAGATGCCGGAACTTGTATTACTTATGATTTTATAGACGAACAGGATCAGTATTTGGGTGGTGCAATCTCTCCCGGACTCAGATTGCGTTATGAAGCGCTGCATAATTTTACGGCCAAATTGCCTTTGCTAACTTTAGAAGTACCGGAACACTATATAGGTGATTCTACAAAAGAGGCCATTCATTCTGGTGTTGTCAACGGGTTTGTCTATGAGGTTGATGGTTTTATCGAGGAGTATCGGGCAAATTTTTCAAATTTTATAATAATTTTAACGGGTGGCGATGCAGATTTTTTGGCTAAACGATTAAAAAATACCATATTTGCCAATTCAAATTTCCTTTTAGAAAGTTTGAACCAAACATTTCAATATAAAATCGACAATGATTAA
- a CDS encoding MFS transporter: protein MSKTSAKGIWKVISASSMGTMIEWYDFYIFGSLAVVLSTKFFPGDNPTAAFLSTLATFAAGFVVRPFGALFFGRLGDIIGRKYTFMATLLLMGGSTFLIGCIPSYETIGFLAPVLVLILRLLQGLALGGEYGGAATYVAEHAPEGQKGYWTSWIQTTATVGLFISLMVILVTKNTLSAAAFDSWGWRVPFWISIVMVGVSYLIRKNMDESPVFAKAKKEGTTSKNPLKESFGNRYNLKFVLLALFGATMGQGVVWYTGQFYAMSFMKTVMNINSSQVDSLLGIALLLGTPFFIFFGWLSDKIGRKYIMMSGMLLAILFYRPIYRTMYTTTDVEHKTEIIAKTTQTVENSNNGSSVTTTTKNYTDGTSAVEKTTYASKKEAQKNISITINPSDKWTLVFLVFIQVLFVTMVYGPIAAFLVEMFPTKIRYTSMSLPYHVGNGIFGGLLPAISTYFVTHAKEAGKPDFYLDGLWYPIIIASVCFVIGMIYIDTKNQTTHL from the coding sequence ATGAGTAAGACTTCGGCAAAAGGAATTTGGAAAGTAATTTCCGCCTCATCCATGGGAACCATGATAGAATGGTACGATTTCTATATTTTCGGAAGTTTGGCCGTTGTCTTATCGACCAAATTTTTTCCGGGCGATAATCCGACTGCTGCTTTTTTATCGACTTTGGCCACTTTTGCAGCTGGGTTTGTGGTGCGCCCGTTTGGTGCTTTATTTTTTGGAAGACTTGGCGACATCATTGGTCGCAAATATACTTTTATGGCTACTTTATTATTAATGGGTGGCTCCACTTTCTTAATTGGATGTATTCCGAGTTATGAAACAATCGGCTTTTTAGCTCCTGTACTGGTGCTGATTCTTCGTTTACTACAAGGACTTGCTCTTGGTGGCGAATATGGCGGAGCTGCTACTTATGTCGCTGAACATGCTCCTGAAGGACAGAAGGGATATTGGACCTCCTGGATTCAAACCACAGCTACTGTGGGGTTGTTTATCTCTTTGATGGTGATTTTGGTGACTAAAAATACGCTTTCGGCAGCAGCTTTTGATTCCTGGGGATGGCGTGTGCCATTCTGGATTTCTATTGTTATGGTTGGTGTCTCTTATTTGATACGAAAAAATATGGATGAATCTCCGGTTTTCGCAAAAGCAAAAAAAGAAGGTACTACCAGCAAAAATCCGCTTAAAGAAAGTTTCGGAAACCGCTATAACTTAAAATTTGTTTTGTTGGCCTTATTTGGCGCTACAATGGGACAAGGTGTTGTTTGGTACACGGGACAGTTTTATGCGATGAGTTTTATGAAAACGGTGATGAATATTAATTCTTCACAAGTTGATAGTTTGTTGGGAATTGCGCTATTACTAGGAACTCCTTTTTTCATCTTCTTCGGATGGCTGAGCGACAAAATAGGACGTAAATATATCATGATGTCGGGTATGTTGCTGGCTATTTTATTCTACAGACCTATTTACAGAACAATGTACACCACAACTGATGTGGAACACAAAACAGAAATCATAGCAAAAACGACACAAACGGTCGAGAATTCAAATAACGGAAGTTCTGTAACTACGACCACAAAAAACTACACGGACGGCACATCCGCTGTCGAGAAAACAACATATGCATCAAAAAAAGAAGCACAAAAAAATATTTCAATTACAATAAACCCAAGTGATAAATGGACTTTAGTTTTTCTGGTCTTTATTCAGGTGTTATTTGTTACCATGGTGTACGGACCGATTGCTGCCTTTTTAGTAGAAATGTTTCCAACTAAAATCAGATACACCTCGATGTCTCTGCCGTATCATGTCGGGAATGGAATTTTTGGAGGTTTACTTCCTGCTATTTCAACCTATTTTGTAACACATGCCAAAGAAGCCGGAAAACCTGACTTTTATCTTGACGGATTATGGTATCCGATCATTATTGCTTCGGTATGTTTTGTAATTGGAATGATTTATATCGATACTAAAAACCAAACCACTCACCTTTAA
- a CDS encoding alpha-amylase family glycosyl hydrolase: MKKTLLSIFLLIAVTAFAQNQTVTYSINPQTFEDTTPITITINGTSINEGTWSVTGNALYLWSWSYDVNDTSQMDSPSNGSWTASNEASKFTYNPGADTYTKTFTPSVYFGRNGIGRIGFLVKAKDGSGNKQSQDIVVEVGSFQANLTAPIENSTTIITSGANFNITATNTNGAASYTLKANGAVINTNASTANYSYSHVGITNNQSYELSVTQGTTTIVKKFSAVVNPNTVSQAIPAGLIDGINYNTTDATKATLVLDAPLKDFVYVAGSFNNWQPTAAYAMRKDPTTGKFWLELTGLVSGVNNTYQYWVVDATPLANSPSLVKTADPYSTLVLSPFDDPYIPAASYPNMPVYPVGQQFEVTVLKTGQTAYPWQVTNFAKPEKEKLVVYEVLVRDFDANKSYQNLIDKIDYFKNLKINAIELMPVMEFEGNESWGYNTSFHMALDKFYGTSDKLKELIDLCHQNGIAVILDVALNHAFGRNPMVRMWMNDPDGDGFGSPTAENPYFNTVAKHSYSVGEDFNHQSLKTQYYVDRVIKQWIEEYKIDGFRWDLTKGFTQACTASDESCTNAFQQDRVDVLKKYADYSWSLDPTHYTIFEHLGTDAEEKEWANYRIAETPSKGIMMWGKMTDPYNELSMGYTSNISRMTSASRGFQANRLMGYAESHDEERLMYKNIQYGNSNGTYNVKTLNTALSRMSAIGAVSLLVPGPKMIWHFGELGWDESIFTCNNGTVNDSSPTIPGDCKLDTKPQPQWVENWLGDSNRDKIYNDWAKMITLKTTEPVFLGTPTIADGNSLSVNIKITNSSLASTQLKDILIIANFDVTTQNVVTGFQYTGTWYNLMDNTTINVTDAAAPISLPAGEYRIYGNKQASLAIEDFEKGNTVSLYPNPVSDYFTLNVTTTKVQIYSISGQLVKSFATNGKSDFQFTVSDLKTGLYLVKASDENNKVQVMKFIKK, encoded by the coding sequence ATGAAAAAAACTTTACTATCAATATTTTTATTGATTGCAGTAACTGCTTTTGCTCAAAATCAAACCGTTACCTACTCAATAAATCCACAAACCTTTGAGGATACTACACCAATTACCATTACGATTAACGGAACCAGTATCAACGAAGGAACCTGGTCGGTGACCGGAAATGCGCTATATCTTTGGTCATGGTCTTATGATGTAAACGATACCAGTCAAATGGACTCTCCGTCTAACGGATCCTGGACCGCATCAAACGAAGCGAGTAAGTTTACCTATAATCCCGGAGCAGATACATACACAAAAACATTTACACCATCTGTATATTTTGGAAGAAACGGAATCGGCAGAATAGGATTTCTAGTCAAAGCAAAAGACGGAAGCGGCAACAAACAATCGCAGGATATTGTGGTCGAAGTTGGTTCTTTTCAGGCCAATCTAACCGCGCCAATTGAAAACAGCACGACCATTATTACCTCAGGAGCTAACTTCAATATTACAGCTACAAACACAAATGGTGCCGCAAGTTATACCTTAAAAGCAAACGGAGCAGTTATTAATACAAATGCAAGTACTGCAAATTACTCGTATTCTCATGTTGGGATTACAAACAATCAGAGTTATGAATTAAGTGTCACTCAGGGAACGACTACAATTGTAAAAAAGTTTTCAGCAGTGGTAAATCCCAATACAGTATCGCAGGCAATACCGGCAGGCTTGATTGATGGAATTAATTATAATACGACTGATGCTACTAAAGCAACCTTGGTTTTGGATGCTCCTTTAAAAGATTTTGTTTACGTTGCCGGAAGTTTTAATAACTGGCAGCCAACAGCAGCTTATGCTATGAGAAAAGACCCAACTACGGGTAAATTCTGGTTAGAGTTAACAGGTTTGGTATCGGGAGTAAATAACACCTATCAATACTGGGTGGTGGATGCAACGCCACTGGCCAATTCACCTTCATTGGTAAAAACAGCAGACCCTTATTCTACTTTAGTATTGTCTCCTTTTGATGATCCGTACATTCCTGCTGCTTCTTATCCAAATATGCCGGTTTATCCTGTCGGACAACAATTTGAAGTCACCGTACTTAAAACGGGACAAACGGCTTATCCTTGGCAGGTGACCAATTTTGCAAAACCTGAAAAAGAGAAGTTGGTTGTTTATGAAGTTTTGGTTCGTGATTTTGATGCTAACAAAAGTTATCAGAATTTAATAGATAAAATAGATTATTTCAAAAATCTTAAAATAAACGCCATTGAATTGATGCCCGTAATGGAGTTTGAAGGCAATGAGAGTTGGGGTTATAATACCTCTTTTCATATGGCTTTAGATAAATTCTATGGGACTTCAGATAAATTAAAAGAGCTTATAGATCTCTGTCATCAAAACGGAATTGCGGTTATTCTGGATGTCGCTTTAAACCATGCATTCGGCAGAAATCCAATGGTAAGAATGTGGATGAACGATCCCGATGGAGATGGTTTTGGATCTCCTACTGCCGAGAATCCTTATTTTAATACCGTTGCCAAGCACAGTTATAGTGTAGGGGAAGATTTTAACCATCAATCCCTTAAAACCCAATACTATGTTGATCGCGTGATCAAACAATGGATTGAAGAATACAAAATTGACGGCTTCCGTTGGGATTTAACCAAAGGATTTACACAAGCCTGTACTGCTTCAGATGAATCTTGTACCAATGCGTTCCAGCAGGATCGGGTTGATGTATTGAAAAAATATGCAGATTATTCGTGGAGTCTTGATCCAACACATTATACCATTTTTGAACATTTAGGAACGGATGCTGAGGAGAAAGAGTGGGCGAACTACAGAATTGCCGAAACACCAAGTAAAGGAATTATGATGTGGGGTAAAATGACAGATCCATACAACGAACTGTCTATGGGATATACCAGTAATATTTCAAGAATGACAAGTGCAAGTCGCGGTTTTCAGGCAAATCGCCTGATGGGATATGCAGAAAGTCATGATGAGGAACGTTTGATGTATAAAAATATCCAATACGGAAATTCAAATGGAACTTATAATGTAAAAACATTGAATACCGCTTTGTCAAGAATGTCAGCCATTGGAGCAGTTTCTTTATTAGTTCCGGGGCCAAAAATGATTTGGCATTTTGGAGAACTAGGCTGGGACGAATCAATTTTTACGTGTAACAACGGTACTGTAAATGATTCCTCACCAACTATACCGGGAGATTGTAAATTAGATACGAAACCGCAACCTCAGTGGGTAGAGAACTGGTTGGGGGATTCAAACAGAGATAAAATTTACAACGATTGGGCAAAGATGATTACGCTTAAAACAACGGAACCTGTTTTTTTGGGAACACCTACAATTGCTGACGGAAATTCGTTAAGTGTAAATATAAAAATCACCAATAGCAGTTTGGCTTCAACACAATTAAAAGATATTTTAATTATTGCCAATTTTGACGTTACCACACAAAACGTTGTAACCGGTTTTCAATATACAGGAACCTGGTACAACTTAATGGACAATACAACGATTAATGTTACGGATGCTGCTGCTCCAATCAGTTTACCGGCGGGAGAATACCGAATTTACGGTAATAAACAAGCAAGTTTGGCAATCGAAGATTTTGAAAAAGGAAACACGGTAAGTCTGTACCCAAATCCGGTTTCAGATTATTTTACTTTAAATGTAACCACAACTAAAGTTCAGATCTACTCGATTTCCGGACAGTTGGTGAAAAGTTTTGCTACCAATGGAAAATCAGATTTTCAATTTACAGTAAGTGATCTGAAAACAGGATTGTATTTGGTTAAAGCAAGTGATGAGAATAACAAAGTGCAAGTGATGAAATTCATCAAAAAATAA
- a CDS encoding outer membrane protein transport protein produces MIKKIIISTCLLISFVSFAQQGTSSPYSFYGIGDARFKGTLEYRSMGGVAVEQDSIHLNIENPASYASLGQTTFSVGGTFGTTKIKTDKETSKAQRSTFDYLALGIPMGKFGAAIGLVPLTSVGYRISNDKTTIPDAISSQLEGKGGVNKVFFGLGYKITPKWNIGADVQYNFGKITTTSVEMKTDVQNATRETNTSELSGVNFNIGTMYQTKIDKKLNLYTSLSYTFSGNLNSDNGRITEVDGDPNTFTYPENSVKLKIPGKFTFGAGIGEARKWLVGTTMAFQGDAGSLANYYNTASNVRYEKSSKYAVGGYYIPNYTSFSSYLSRVTYRAGLKYEKVGLIINNESINDVGMTLGAGFPITGTFSNVNFGIEFGKKGTTSSGLVKENYMNFSMSFSFNDRWFVKSRFN; encoded by the coding sequence ATGATTAAAAAAATTATAATAAGTACTTGTTTACTTATATCGTTCGTTTCATTTGCACAGCAAGGTACTTCATCGCCTTATTCTTTTTACGGAATTGGTGATGCAAGATTCAAAGGAACTCTTGAATACAGGTCTATGGGGGGAGTTGCAGTAGAGCAGGATTCGATACATTTGAATATTGAAAATCCCGCAAGTTATGCCAGTTTGGGGCAAACCACTTTTAGTGTTGGAGGTACTTTTGGAACAACTAAAATAAAAACGGATAAAGAGACTTCAAAAGCACAAAGATCAACTTTTGATTATTTGGCTTTAGGTATTCCGATGGGTAAGTTTGGTGCTGCTATTGGTTTGGTTCCTTTAACTTCCGTTGGGTATAGAATTTCAAATGACAAAACCACTATTCCGGATGCAATAAGCAGTCAGTTAGAAGGAAAGGGTGGAGTTAATAAAGTGTTTTTCGGACTTGGTTATAAAATTACACCTAAATGGAATATTGGTGCTGATGTACAATATAATTTTGGTAAAATCACGACTACAAGCGTAGAGATGAAAACAGATGTTCAAAATGCTACCAGAGAAACAAATACTTCTGAGTTATCAGGGGTGAACTTTAATATTGGTACAATGTATCAGACGAAGATCGATAAAAAATTGAACTTGTATACGAGTTTGAGTTATACCTTCTCGGGTAATTTAAATTCAGACAATGGCAGAATTACTGAAGTTGACGGAGATCCGAACACGTTTACCTATCCTGAAAATTCGGTTAAGTTAAAGATTCCTGGTAAATTTACATTTGGTGCAGGTATTGGAGAAGCGAGAAAATGGTTAGTAGGTACTACAATGGCTTTTCAAGGCGATGCAGGTTCACTTGCTAATTATTACAATACAGCTAGTAATGTGCGTTACGAAAAATCTTCAAAATATGCTGTTGGGGGTTATTACATTCCTAACTATACTTCTTTCTCAAGTTACTTAAGCAGAGTTACCTATAGAGCGGGTCTTAAATATGAAAAAGTAGGTTTGATTATCAATAATGAATCAATTAATGATGTTGGTATGACATTGGGTGCCGGTTTTCCAATTACAGGGACTTTTTCAAATGTAAATTTTGGAATTGAATTTGGTAAAAAGGGAACTACTTCATCAGGTTTAGTTAAAGAAAATTACATGAATTTTAGCATGAGTTTCTCTTTTAACGATAGATGGTTTGTGAAAAGCAGATTCAACTAA
- a CDS encoding hemolysin family protein, with protein MEIGIIILCLILSAFFSGMEIAFISSNKIYLEIEKKQDNFLSQILTKLTGNPSKFIAAMLIGNNVALVVYGFFMGDLILMQLTQLGYRFSEVAGLLIQTVISTFIVLITAEFLPKVFFQIYANSLIKFFAIPAYLFYRLFYYISTFFIWISDFVLKKFFKTEGDQVQLYFSKVELGNYINEQMSSVEDNEEVDSEIQIFQNALEFSGVKARDIMTPRTEIVAVDLFDSVEELKEVFIETGYSKIVVSQNSLDDIVGYVHSFDLFKKPKTIKSVLMTVEFVPETISIKDALNLLIKKRKNVAVVLDEHGGTAGIITIEDIVEELFGEIEDEHDLDEELIEQELSQGKYLFSTRLDVEYLNETYKLGIPEEDSYGTLGGFIVNSTKEIPQKGEEIVIDNYHFVIEEATNKKIELVKMTIKE; from the coding sequence ATGGAGATTGGTATTATAATACTATGTTTAATACTGTCAGCCTTTTTTTCAGGAATGGAAATTGCTTTTATTTCCTCGAATAAAATTTATCTTGAAATAGAAAAAAAACAGGATAATTTTCTCTCTCAAATTCTTACCAAACTTACCGGTAATCCCTCTAAATTTATTGCTGCAATGCTCATTGGTAACAATGTGGCGCTGGTAGTTTATGGTTTTTTTATGGGTGATCTGATCTTGATGCAGCTAACTCAATTGGGTTATCGGTTCTCTGAGGTTGCTGGTTTGTTGATTCAGACCGTAATTTCTACTTTTATAGTTTTGATTACAGCTGAGTTTCTTCCTAAGGTTTTCTTTCAGATTTATGCCAATTCCTTAATTAAATTTTTTGCAATTCCGGCCTATCTGTTTTATAGACTATTTTACTATATTTCGACTTTCTTTATCTGGATTTCAGATTTTGTTTTAAAGAAATTTTTTAAAACAGAGGGAGATCAGGTACAGTTGTATTTTAGTAAAGTAGAGCTCGGAAATTATATTAACGAACAAATGAGTTCTGTTGAGGATAATGAAGAAGTCGATTCGGAAATTCAGATTTTTCAAAATGCTTTAGAATTTTCGGGTGTAAAAGCGCGCGATATTATGACACCACGTACAGAAATTGTTGCGGTGGATTTATTTGACAGTGTTGAAGAACTTAAAGAAGTATTTATAGAAACCGGATATTCTAAAATTGTAGTGAGTCAAAACTCATTAGATGATATCGTGGGTTATGTGCATTCTTTTGATTTGTTTAAGAAGCCAAAAACAATCAAATCTGTTTTGATGACAGTAGAGTTTGTTCCGGAAACTATTTCGATAAAAGACGCGTTAAATCTGTTGATCAAAAAAAGAAAGAATGTCGCGGTTGTTTTAGATGAACATGGAGGAACAGCAGGGATAATTACCATAGAAGATATTGTAGAAGAACTTTTTGGTGAGATCGAAGACGAGCATGATCTGGATGAGGAATTGATAGAGCAGGAGTTGAGCCAGGGTAAGTATTTGTTTTCAACTCGTTTAGATGTAGAGTATTTGAATGAAACCTACAAATTGGGTATTCCCGAAGAAGATTCATACGGTACTTTAGGAGGTTTTATAGTAAATTCAACAAAAGAAATTCCTCAAAAAGGGGAAGAAATAGTGATTGATAACTATCATTTCGTGATAGAAGAGGCAACAAATAAGAAAATCGAATTAGTAAAAATGACTATAAAAGAGTGA
- a CDS encoding peptidylprolyl isomerase — MAVLAKIRQRSALLIGVIALALFAFIIQDLFTRGTFGQSSKDVGSIDGKDISFEDFRVKVSNVEKSGQGISSTEAANRVWDQEVSIALLSTQFEKLGLRVGEKHLIEVLKADPNIGKNPMFLNAAGMFDIVKFKEYFKSNPEAKQYIADKEKDATLNAKFQIYNTLVKSGLYTTASEGKLKYEMEANKVNFAYVAGLYSSIKDSEVKISDSEIVDYMKKNEKKFKADDTREIQYVLVEDKASKEDEAEIKAKITALLSGSVVYNAKTGKNDTLPGFRNATNIAEFVNSNSDVPYDSTYVAKNNLPAVDADKLFSLAPGQIYGPYVFGKYYCISKSLGFKAGVNAKASHILIGYTGSQTPNTKEKRTKEEAKAKAEEILAQVQANPDSFMMLAFTSSDDSSAQQGGDLGYFGPNQMVKPFNDFVFSNGIGKVGLVETPFGFHIIKITDKQDGIRLATIAQKIEPSEVTSDKVFTLATKFEMDAAKNDFNATAKELGLKVAPPVTAKAMDEAFGSLGNQRNIIRWAFDKETDKNDVKRFEIANIGHVIAQYKSENKSGLVSVVAARPYVEPILKNKKKAEMLKAKMTGSSLEAVAKSAGVAVQQAANVTMDNPVLPGGVGQEPKVVGNAFALAANKISAPIEGNTGVYVVKNVSTVKAPAIASHAPYIEKVKAQSASDASRILPALKNNAKIEDNRLQFNY, encoded by the coding sequence ATGGCAGTTTTAGCAAAAATTAGACAGCGTTCCGCTTTATTAATAGGAGTTATTGCACTTGCATTATTTGCATTTATAATACAAGATCTATTCACCAGAGGGACTTTCGGTCAAAGTTCGAAAGATGTAGGAAGTATCGATGGAAAAGACATTTCATTTGAAGACTTTAGAGTTAAAGTTAGTAATGTTGAAAAAAGTGGTCAGGGAATTTCTTCTACCGAAGCTGCTAACAGAGTTTGGGACCAAGAGGTTTCAATCGCATTATTATCAACTCAGTTTGAAAAATTAGGATTGAGAGTAGGTGAAAAACACTTAATTGAAGTTCTGAAAGCTGATCCGAATATTGGTAAAAACCCAATGTTCTTAAATGCAGCTGGTATGTTTGATATCGTTAAATTCAAAGAGTACTTTAAATCAAATCCTGAAGCAAAACAATATATTGCAGATAAAGAGAAAGATGCTACATTAAATGCAAAATTTCAAATCTACAATACATTAGTAAAATCAGGACTTTACACAACTGCTAGTGAAGGAAAGTTGAAATACGAAATGGAAGCGAACAAAGTAAATTTTGCTTATGTTGCCGGATTGTATTCTTCTATTAAAGATAGTGAAGTGAAAATTTCTGATTCAGAAATTGTGGACTACATGAAGAAAAACGAGAAAAAATTCAAAGCGGATGATACTCGTGAAATTCAATATGTTTTAGTTGAAGATAAAGCTTCAAAAGAAGACGAAGCTGAAATTAAAGCTAAGATTACTGCGTTGTTATCAGGAAGTGTTGTTTACAATGCAAAAACAGGTAAAAACGATACTTTGCCAGGTTTCAGAAATGCAACTAACATTGCTGAATTTGTAAATTCAAATTCTGATGTTCCTTACGATTCTACTTATGTTGCTAAAAATAACTTGCCTGCAGTTGATGCAGATAAATTGTTTTCTTTAGCTCCGGGTCAAATCTACGGACCTTACGTTTTTGGTAAATACTACTGTATTTCTAAATCTCTTGGATTTAAAGCAGGAGTTAATGCAAAAGCAAGCCATATTTTAATTGGATATACAGGTTCTCAAACGCCAAATACAAAAGAGAAAAGAACGAAAGAAGAAGCAAAAGCTAAAGCTGAAGAAATTCTAGCTCAGGTTCAGGCTAATCCGGATAGTTTCATGATGTTGGCTTTTACAAGTTCTGATGATTCATCTGCACAACAAGGTGGTGATTTAGGATATTTTGGTCCAAACCAAATGGTAAAACCTTTCAATGATTTTGTATTCAGTAACGGAATTGGAAAAGTTGGTTTAGTAGAAACTCCTTTTGGATTTCATATTATCAAAATCACAGACAAACAAGACGGAATTCGTTTAGCTACAATAGCTCAAAAAATCGAACCATCTGAGGTAACTTCTGATAAAGTATTTACTTTGGCAACTAAATTTGAAATGGATGCTGCTAAGAATGATTTTAATGCAACAGCAAAAGAATTAGGATTAAAAGTAGCTCCTCCTGTAACTGCAAAAGCAATGGACGAAGCATTTGGTTCATTAGGAAATCAACGTAACATTATAAGATGGGCATTTGATAAAGAAACAGATAAAAATGATGTTAAGCGTTTTGAAATCGCTAATATTGGTCACGTAATTGCTCAATATAAAAGCGAAAACAAATCAGGTTTGGTATCTGTAGTTGCTGCAAGACCTTATGTAGAGCCAATCTTGAAAAACAAGAAAAAAGCAGAAATGCTAAAAGCTAAAATGACAGGATCTAGTCTTGAAGCAGTTGCTAAAAGTGCTGGTGTTGCTGTTCAACAAGCTGCTAATGTAACTATGGATAATCCAGTTTTACCTGGTGGAGTTGGACAAGAGCCAAAAGTTGTTGGTAATGCATTTGCTTTAGCTGCAAATAAAATTTCTGCTCCAATTGAAGGAAATACAGGAGTTTATGTAGTGAAGAATGTTAGTACTGTAAAAGCTCCGGCGATTGCAAGTCATGCTCCTTACATCGAAAAGGTAAAAGCACAAAGCGCATCTGATGCAAGCAGAATTTTACCAGCGTTAAAAAACAATGCTAAAATCGAAGACAACAGATTACAGTTTAACTACTAG
- a CDS encoding DUF6814 family protein: MNAIKQILGVLWVILAAAAAYFCVFEFGLPKLLSDKQDDLVFGVIILFILTPLIVLGLGTFGYFSVIGEYSKK, encoded by the coding sequence ATGAATGCGATTAAACAAATTTTGGGTGTTTTATGGGTTATCCTCGCGGCGGCGGCGGCTTATTTCTGCGTCTTTGAATTTGGTTTACCAAAACTACTTTCGGACAAACAGGATGATCTAGTTTTTGGCGTTATTATCCTTTTTATCCTTACGCCATTGATTGTCTTAGGTCTGGGTACTTTTGGCTATTTTTCTGTAATTGGAGAGTATAGCAAAAAGTAA
- the lptC gene encoding LPS export ABC transporter periplasmic protein LptC, with protein MNLPKKYILTIVTVLAVTMFFGCESNFKEVQKSNFSEFVPGSDADTVNIKYTDSGRITGVLVSSKMLDYSNLDFPFTEFPKGIDVTLYDKNLKRTFIRSNYAISYKPTGIIDLQGKVKITSETGQMLETEQLYFDQKNEWFYTERKFKLTDAKGVSYGQGIDFSKDFKVINSQRITGELEAEE; from the coding sequence ATGAATTTACCAAAGAAATATATACTAACAATTGTCACAGTTCTTGCTGTGACAATGTTTTTTGGATGCGAAAGTAATTTTAAAGAAGTTCAGAAAAGTAACTTTTCAGAGTTTGTTCCCGGCAGTGATGCCGATACCGTAAATATAAAATATACGGATTCAGGACGTATAACCGGAGTTTTGGTTAGTTCTAAAATGTTGGATTATTCGAATCTCGATTTTCCGTTTACAGAGTTTCCAAAGGGAATTGATGTTACTTTATATGATAAAAATCTAAAACGTACCTTTATAAGATCAAATTACGCTATTTCCTATAAGCCAACCGGAATTATTGATTTGCAGGGAAAAGTGAAAATCACATCAGAAACCGGTCAGATGCTGGAGACAGAGCAGTTGTATTTTGATCAGAAGAACGAATGGTTTTATACCGAAAGAAAATTTAAGCTTACAGATGCAAAAGGGGTTTCTTACGGACAGGGAATTGATTTTAGTAAGGATTTTAAAGTGATAAATTCACAACGAATAACAGGCGAATTAGAAGCCGAAGAATAA